One window from the genome of Entelurus aequoreus isolate RoL-2023_Sb linkage group LG04, RoL_Eaeq_v1.1, whole genome shotgun sequence encodes:
- the LOC133649186 gene encoding microtubule-associated protein futsch-like, producing the protein MSSHDFQCFSAVSGDPSPKLPTCRLPRIAHHDPVATECYLCSEYRHARTMEALQSLSSLCHYDHHHNHRQPHQHVRWRPGRPDNNPLAPQRHLKRIILVKNSNPSVRKTIVLQRKGLRSFGLFLEELSALMQYHVRKVCTLDGHKVENVQNVMHCPGVLICVGRDPSHPSILERFRKAAEDKLPMLSTKARSACGVDSDDGHAVQPKLESTNGSTRHSVSSDKSLPDGTESLEDVTSCPATANRINDDDVEKLVRINEDGSLSMKMKVRFRLENDETLLWSTEVRKSSNRTCEHQVLDRSCLGSENVSETGEAHVRRRHQRQGFGCPHCCNQTREYNIWTNTATGSQRESGSTHTSSSGASSHRVVSRKSMVESRKTVAKSSEEHLEEVVEHVKSFETVEYCAIHSESCMNTVDNCEAEQERELGSTSASRQHSLSEKPEKEELKGDAMPETLRKSSSGSTHSKKSTKKSRRSYACHCGASDGSQDTQMQTNSEETLAVTSVRSNSVESNECKETHNAEPAGVEEDRSKSAMSVHSNASTKCKPKVLECNERPSSQTSAKSEVTSELCQSEKEAEAERPTTSCSSRSTTSVTSKGYTHVDEAEEEYAKEQVQDQAEESESGQRTQSQMSMKSSKKSKSPEQSLEETSEVNTEGLESTKDVQDQVRLSSVLSATSTKSKTLEVVKEIQEASAMLNVDDCPEEETEERPPTTISVESVISDVRSRKSKSPEVDADGYTTEATEGRPQSTTSIDSVGSVKSSISATSCQSKSSEAPDDECRSNGVPTPEETACNTSAIVSSLEVKDSVSNHKVEETERPASGYHSAMSEKTADSELSAESMKSRTSENRTEGNVDDAERAQSAMSTKSKASKGYSQSKASQPVLEQNDEDDSEQDASQRSPSAMSTKSTKSSICSRSNEDEREPSVMSVISQSDDVTSQSNVSEALLEDGVDILDEETKSRVTNAMLARSNKSARSIKSKYSADVPADETSECSIQSQASAERPLSALSAKSTKSQVSGKSTKSDVSGMCAEDVGEEDVERSHSEMSAKSAMSSFSTKSKVSNISANGHYHQERVSSSRSVRSERSAETNVSAKSKSIKDSPSDHDMDSPGEKLCDSRSISSLSVLSSVSARSSKSKCSTKVLAEQCRPKSHASDVSSKSDVSEVLTREISSRAESKVSAKSTKSNKSKVSADKNTFCHEPVERALSNLSIKSAISARTCVSGVSRDVPELTSEHSVEISEMESEAQGSSRQSVESGASARVIGSKTEESTECAVDNGDEEQLEAKESFQSQDFGVTGGVSMQRSASSFSASSTKTKSSGLSLFNKNNENHDEISQIRSASKLSVKSTKTNTSVSSRATSEVPSEENTTNGEETEQRPVSAKSARSAKSAQSNTSATSSNILHENNDENTEKAPSSFSVKSTKSRRSNSSATSKKSEAAADDAIIDATKIKSDESAKSVVSEKIELRKGCEKCKTPSVMTIKSDISLKSRTSNISLRAAEMPDQDVNGISGTPSVLSVKSNVSSRTRMSEVAPSEQTDRRTHSVMSSVSVKSKNSEVPAVAVEDSEDRTPTGMSSKSKRSATSLGRKSRGKGQKSLSVKSVRSKKTEVDDNQQTSKDASSERLPNGPADKSVKENIDTDDVAIVPSNLPNASLTEVVSEWLKTIPADGELCDLEEFDENCDTLKSGTVVDEPNDDKAVENVNKPNDLNGVSGDEHHKDTDISNADCGDNDPKIFYSSVQVMKVLLNPKLDRCNSLPEVSPAYGRKLSTSARGFLDCLVKLQLIDHDPKNTDEKCERYKALMEILQSLWLCDSLDNEPLLAKDRHSDEEFNHTSSSGVDVNSGSTGSGKSSDGVNGNQAQTIADAFGKAQEVNRYEETGRGEEELPQGNQKGDRLTDETIRSNDSSREMSESPLSSGNGQRCDTGSMSESPVQSSKHICQDPDPVWVLSLLNKIEKQFMTHYINAMSEFKDQWKINDNEQLDRMIGEIKNVIETRIQTSIHRELGKIKGRTGLPRPPKETKSRPSTTQTDERRRKLKMKAKQSFEPQSGKSDDSAMSTVYSDQREETEDESCPCESCDKKKMAQTTPLLGEMMSTAPVLMDFDLKRILQMKNDDTTDHSLPNNETKAAATLIGQILENAIMEMEEDQKDVVDKANEGDITGGKVSEAKDEEEATLSEDQIEAPVEDNFTTNADMPLEEVGEACKVKTVILAKDTSAISGPEKDDAATVKDSNANTDNKVSTKEEMLAEEDRTERDEEGPGDGEEETLATSGNENKDADTMKDSNECVEIDDEVSAEDMTTGEAAVNIISEDEDEEVKADGDKEIPATCEDVEDEAATENEDANAAAEVTATSEHECEEDAEWGGVGKEQMASANGEENYDDVPNAAENEMIEGAIIEEDEQVAQEPISGVEDCPATSGDENNDAVTDDKVVANDEMMREEVEETAEAEDKVDGQVVAMTDEEMRVCGQEENPAASGNENDEAATAYDNINAVCEVVVEDQMICQEVTVTENAALGDAIIAASEQEPEENEEEKSSATSGGENEDSVTENEITNADDDVAAEDEKMSEDGAVSDDKDEEARISGEEEPSMGMENNDVDSENYNTNDEVAAEDEIISEEVVKVAEVNEAAQDDDGPEKDEEEKVSAEEDTPATSGDENAATDSDNNDAENDNMNEEVAETVEEAAEETTMIASNEDESEKEEVPRDEETHVTGGDDNEDAANDNDDVAANDEKLREVVRETAAEEEESTTIIVTNEETSVTNEDENEDAATDDEVAAEDEKMRKEVTETLEEEAEETTVMATDEETPVTSGDENEDVSTDDEVAAKDEKTSEEDAETAEDEDEAREVTIVEDDKEDRASGEEETPFISGDENEDAANDDDVAAEDENMSKEIVETAEEEAEETIMMATNEDESEKEDVPSDEETPVTSGDENKDTTNDDDVSAEDEKTSEEVPETAEEEAENTTMMATTEGGPEKEEEEERETPITSGDANEDDVAEEDESLRKEVTETAEEEAEDTTMIATNEGGSEKEEDEGRETPITSGDENEDDIAEEDKNTSEEVSETAEDKDGAQEVTMTEDDEEDRASDEEETPVTMGDDNEDAANDDDDDENRSKEIVETAEEKAGETLMTATNADESEKEEEEENKTPVTSGVENEDATTDDEVVAEDEKTSDEIAETAEDEATTVPSENEFNKEEEVPGNEKTPVTSGDENEDATTDDEVVAEDEKTSEEIAETAEDEATTVPSEDESNKEEEVPGNEKTPVTSGDENEDAATEDEVAAEDENMNKEIVETAEEEAEETFMMATNEDESEKEEEKEKKTPVTSGDENDDEVAAEDEKTAEEIVETAEDEATTVPSEDESNKEEEVPGNEKTPVNSGDENEEAVDEMEEDNKDENAEEGKTLPEEDEEFDESGNEEKSGNEGTTAEQTDEDEEEPAGMCGTDFDSHAPAAGDEHMAENEAECTNEGAADETELKDEEDAATITKDSQEEDPEEEPAENKESVATCDEEEDVETKVAEDPGGIPQDDEEDEVTNDDGQDNVENYEDDNVTNRDTFEVSEKDELSANQGESADGEDEAESDDADEEVKGSKDFIPNKADNQEPDQARETTTLVVNNSLLKVSAESEDGVYADGEDSDTETLKSDNK; encoded by the exons ATGTCCTCCCACGACTTCCAGTGCTTCAGTGCCGTCTCTGGGGACCCTTCCCCAAAACTCCCCACTTGCAGGCTGCCCCGCATCGCCCATCATGACCCCGTGGCGACCGAATGTTACCTGTGCTCAGAGTACAGACACGCCCGCACCATGGAGGCGTTACAGTCTTTGTCGTCTCTCTGTCACTACGACCACCATCATAATCATCGCCAGCCTCACCAGCATGTTCGATGGAGGCCCGGCAGGCCCGACAACAACCCTCTGGCGCCTCAGCGGCACTTAAAGAGGATAATCCTGGTGAAAAATAGCAACCCCTCGGTCAGAAAGACCATCGTCTTACAACGCAAGGGGCTGCGCAGCTTCGGACTTTTCTTGGAGGAACTCTCCGCGCTCATGCAGTACCACGTGAGGAAGGTGTGCACTCTGGACGGACACAAG GTTGAAAATGTGCAAAATGTTATGCACTGTCCTGGTGTTCTGATTTGTGTGGGTCGGGATCCGTCTCACCCCTCCATTTTGGAGAGATTTCGGAAAGCAGCTGAGGACAAATTGCCAATGCTGAGTACGAAGGCACGATCCGCTTGCGGTGTAGACAGTGATGACG GACACGCCGTTCAACCGAAACTAGAATCTACCAATGGTTCCACGAGGCATTCAGTGTCTTCTGACAAGTCACTTCCAGATGGAACAGAATCCTTAGAAGATGTCACCTCCTGTCCGGCCACTGCTAACAGAATAAATGATGATGATGTGGAGAAACTAGTCCGTATCAACGAAGATGGCAGCTTGTCTATGAAGATGAAAGTGCGCTTTCGACTAGAAAATGATGAAACCTTACTGTGGTCGACAGAAGTGAGAAAAAGCTCCAACAGAACCTGCGAGCACCAGGTTCTCGACAGAAGCTGTTTGGGTTCTGAAAATGTTTCAGAGACGGGTGAGGCACACGTCAGGAGGCGCCACCAAAGACAGGGCTTTGGTTGTCCTCACtgctgtaatcaaacaagagagTACAACATTTGGACTAACACCGCAACAGGTTCTCAGAGAGAAAGTGGCAGCACTCACACATCAAGCTCAGGCGCTTCCTCGCACAGGGTGGTTTCAAGAAAGAGCATGGTTGAAAGTCGGAAAACTGTGGCCAAATCAAGCGAGGAGCATTTAGAAGAAGTGGTTGAGCATGTTAAATCATTTGAAACGGTGGAGTACTGCGCCATCCATAGTGAGTCTTGCATGAATACGGTAGACAACTGTGAGGCTGAGCAAGAACGAGAACTTGGATCTACAAGTGCATCAAGACAACACTCGCTAAGTGAAAAACCAGAAAAGGAGGAGCTGAAAGGAGATGCTATGCCGGAAACTTTGAGGAAATCATCGTCAGGATCTACACACTCAAAGAAATCCACTAAGAAGTCTAGAAGGTCATATGCATGTCACTGTGGAGCATCTGATGGTAGTCAGGATACACAAATGCAAACAAATTCAGAGGAGACTCTTGCTGTCACGTCTGTCCGATCAAATTCTGTTGAGTCGAATGAATGCAAAGAAACACATAATGCAGAACCTGCGGGTGTGGAAGAGGATCGATCAAAAAGTGCCATGTCCGTTCATTCAAATGCCTCAACAAAGTGTAAACCAAAAGTCTTAGAGTGCAATGAAAGACCATCAAGTCAAACATCAGCCAAGTCTGAGGTGACAAGTGAACTATGTCAATCAGAAAAAGAAGCGGAGGCAGAAAGACCAACAACTTCCTGCTCGTCCAGATCCACAACTTCAGTTACATCAAAAGGATACACTCATGTGGATGAGGCTGAAGAAGAATATGCCAAAGAACAAGTCCAAGACCAAgcagaggaaagtgagagtggacAGAGAACTCAAAGCCAAATGTCTATGAAATCTTCTAAAAAGTCCAAATCACCTGAACAAAGTCTAGAAGAAACCTCAGAGGTGAATACTGAGGGACTAGAATCTACAAAGGACGTACAAGATCAAGTAAGATTATCGAGTGTCCTTTCAGCGACATCGACAAAGTCTAAAACCTTGGAGGTTGTCAAAGAAATACAAGAGGCATctgcaatgttaaatgttgatgattgCCCTGAGGAAGAAACTGAGGAGAGACCTCCAACTACCATATCAGTTGAATCTGTTATATCAGATGTAAGGTCAAGGAAATCAAAATCCCCAGAAGTTGATGCTGATGGATATACTACAGAGGCAACTGAAGGTAGACCACAAAGCACAACGTCAATCGACTCAGTAGGGTCGGTAAAGAGCAGTATTTCTGCTACATCATGTCAATCTAAGTCATCAGAAGCACCAGATGATGAATGTAGAAGTAATGGAGTGCCAACTCCAGAAGAAACAGCGTGCAACACTTCAGCCATAGTGAGCAGTTTGGAAGTCAAAGATAGTGTTTCAAATCACAAGGTTGAGGAAACAGAGAGGCCTGCTTCAGGATATCATAGTGCCATGTCAGAAAAAACTGCTGACTCAGAATTGTCTGCAGAATCCATGAAGTCCAGAACCTCTGAAAATAGGACTGAAGGAAATGTTGATGATGCAGAGAGAGCACAAAGTGCAATGTCTACCAAATCAAAGGCATCCAAGGGATATTCTCAATCCAAAGCCTCTCAGCCTGTCCTTGAACAAAATGACGAAGACGATAGTGAGCAAGATGCTAGCCAGAGGTCACCCAGCGCCATGTCAACCAAATCGACCAAGTCAAGCATTTGTTCGAGATCAAATGAGGATGAGAGAGAACCAAGTGTGATGTCGGTTATCTCCCAATCTGATGATGTTACTTCACAATCAAATGTTTCAGAAGCTCTTCTGGAAGATGGTGTTGATATACTTGATGAAGAGACAAAAAGTAGAGTAACAAACGCCATGTTAGCTCGATCTAACAAATCGGCAAGGTCAATTAAGTCCAAATACTCTGCTGATGTTCCAGCGGACGAAACATCTGAGTGTTCAATCCAGTCACAGGCTTCTGCAGAGAGACCACTCAGTGCTTTGTCTGCAAAATCAACAAAATCGCAAgtttctggaaaatctacaaaATCAGATGTTTCTGGAATGTGTGCCGAAGATGTTGGAGAGGAAGATGTTGAGAGATCACACAGTGAGATGTCAGCTAAATCTGCAATGTCTTCTTTTTCGACAAAGTCCAAAGTATCTAATATTTCAGCTAATGGCCATTATCATCAAGAGAGGGTGTCAAGCAGCAGGTCGGTCAGATCAGAAAGATCTGCAGAAACAAATGTTTCAGCAAAATCTAAGTCCATTAAGGACAGTCCATCTGATCACGATATGGATTCTCCCGGAGAAAAACTATGTGATAGCAGATCAATAAGCTCACTATCAGTTTTATCAAGTGTTTCAGCGCGGTCAAGTAAGTCCAAATGTTCAACCAAAGTTCTAGCTGAACAATGCAGGCCTAAGTCACATGCTTCTGACGTATCATCAAAATCCGACGTGTCGGAAGTTCTCACTAGAGAAATCTCAAGTAGAGCAGAGAGTAAAGTGTCTGCCAAATCCACAAAGTCCAACAAATCAAAAGTCTCAGCTGACAAAAATACTTTTTGTCATGAGCCAGTTGAAAGAGCTTTGAGTAACTTGTCCATCAAATCAGCAATATCTGCAAGGACATGTGTCTCTGGAGTGTCTAGGGATGTTCCTGAGCTGACTAGCGAACACAGCGTTGAAATCTCTGAAATGGAGAGTGAAGCACAAGGGAGTTCAAGGCAGTCAGTCGAGTCAGGTGCATCAGCAAGAGTCATAGGCTCCAAAACTGAAGAAAGTACTGAATGTGCAGTTGATAATGGGGACGAGGAGCAACTGGAAGCAAAGGAATCATTCCAATCACAAGATTTTGGTGTGACTGGAGGTGTTTCTATGCAAAGATCTGCTAGCTCTTTTTCAGCTAGCTCTACAAAGACAAAGTCTTCAGGCCTCTCTCtgtttaataaaaacaatgaGAATCATGATGAAATATCACAAATAAGATCAGCAAGCAAGTTATCCGTCAAATCAACCAAGACAAACACATCTGTCTCATCAAGAGCAACATCTGAGGTTCCTTCAGAAGAAAACACTACAAACGGGGAGGAAACTGAGCAGAGGCCGGTGAGCGCTAAATCAGCCAGATCTGCCAAATCAGCACAATCAAACACTTCAGCAACATCTTCGAATATACTGCATGAAAACAATGACGAGAATACAGAGAAAGCACCAAGTAGTTTTTCTGTAAAATCAACTAAATCCAGGAGATCAAATTCCTCAGCAACATCAAAGAAGTCAGAAGCTGCTGCAGATGATGCTATTATTGATGCCACTAAAATCAAATCAGATGAATCAGCAAAGTCTGTTGTGTCTGAAAAAATTGAATTGAGAAAAGGTTGTGAAAAATGTAAAACCCCAAGTGTGATGACTATCAAATCAGATATATCTTTAAAATCAAGGACATCAAATATATCACTAAGGGCAGCTGAAATGCCTGATCAGGATGTTAATGGAATCAGCGGCACTCCAAGTGTTTTGTCCGTCAAATCAAATGTGTCTTCAAGAACCAGAATGTCTGAAGTAGCCCCGAGCGAACAGACTGATAGAAGAACCCACAGTGTGATGTCCAGTGTATCTGTGAAATCCAAGAATTCAGAAGTTCCTGCTGTGGCGGTTGAGGACTCGGAAGACCGAACACCCACAGGTATGTCATCCAAGTCCAAAAGGTCAGCTACATCTCTGGGAAGAAAAAGCCGGGGGAAAGGACAAAAGTCTCTATCTGTCAAATCTGTAAGATCCAAGAAAACTGAAGTTGATGACAACCAGCAAACCAGCAAAGATGCAAGCTCTGAGAGACTACCGAATGGGCCTGCAGACAAAAGTGTCAAAGAGAATATAGATACTGATGATGTAGCGATAGTTCCATCAAATTTGCCAAATGCTTCTCTAACTGAGGTTGTTAGCGAATGGCTTAAAACCATACCAGCTGACGGCGAACTGTGCGACTTGGAGGAGTTTGACGAAAACTGTGACACACTCAAAAGCGGCACAGTGGTCGATGAACCCAATGATGACAAAGCAGTTGAGAATGTAAACAAACCAAATGATCTGAACGGTGTTTCTGGAGATGAACATCATAAAGACACGGATATATCAAATGCAGATTGTGGAGATAATGACCCCAAGATATTTTACTCTTCTGTGCAAGTGATGAAAGTCCTTCTCAATCCAAAACTGGACAGATGCAATAGTTTACCTGAGGTTTCTCCTGCATATGGACGCAAATTAAGCACTTCAGCCAGAGGTTTCTTGGATTGCCTTGTGAAGTTACAGTTAATAGACCACGATCCCAAGAAcacagatgaaaaatgtgaacgATACAAAGCACTGATGGAGATTCTTCAATCCCTTTGGCTGTGCGACTCCTTAGACAATGAACCTTTGTTAGCAAAGGACCGCCATTCTGATGAAGAGTTTAATCACACGTCCTCCTCTGGCGTAGATGTCAATAGTGGCTCCACAGGTTCTGGAAAGAGCAGCGACGGAGTGAATGGTAATCAAGCACAAACTATTGCAGATGCATTTGGCAAAGCACAGGAAGTCAACAGGTATGAAGAAACAGGCAGAGGAGAGGAGGAATTACCTCAGGGAAACCAAAAGGGAGACCGATTAACAGATGAGACCATTAGAAGTAATGATAGCTCAAGAGAGATGTCTGAAAGCCCACTCTCCTCAGGCAATGGTCAGAGGTGTGATACAGGCTCCATGTCTGAGAGTCCGGTCCAATCCAGTAAACATATTTGTCAAGACCCTGATCCTGTTTGGGTCCTGAGTTTACTAAACAAAATAGAGAAGCAGTTTATGACTCATTACATCAATGCAATGAGTGAGTTCAAAGACCAGTGGAAAATTAACGATAATGAGCAGCTGGACAGAATGATAGGAGAAATTAAAAATGTGATTGAAACACGCATCCAAACTAGCATACACAGAGAACTGGGCAAGATCAAAGGTCGAACAGGCCTACCAAGACCTCCGAAAGAAACAAAGTCCAGGCCTTCAACGACCCAGACGGACGAAAGGAGACGAAAGCTTAAGATGAAAGCCAAACAGTCATTTGAACCACAGTCAGGAAAAAGCGACGATTCGGCTATGAGCACAGTTTACAGCGATCAGCGTGAAGAAACCGAGGATGAAAGCTGCCCATGCGAATCGTGCGATAAGAAAAAAATGGCACAGACAACTCCATTGCTTGGGGAAATGATGAGTACTGCCCCTGTTTTAATGGACTTTGATTTGAAGAGAATTCTTCAGATGAAGAATGATGATACTACAGACCACTCTTTACCCAATAATGAAACCAAAGCAGCAGCAACGCTTATCGGACAGATTCTGGAGAACGCCATAATGGAAATGGAGGAAGATCAAAAAGATGTTGTAGACAAGGCAAATGAGGGTGATATCACAGGTGGAAAGGTTTCTGAAGCCAAAGATGAAGAAGAAGCCACCCTAAGTGAGGACCAAATTGAAGCTCCAGTTGAAGATAATTTCACCACTAATGCTGATATGCCGCTAGAAGAAGTGGGGGAAGCATGTAAAGTTAAGACTGTCATTTTAGCTAAAGATACATCTGCTATCAGTGGACCGGAGAAAGATGATGCCGCCACCGTGAAGGACTCAAATGCAAACACTGACAATAAGGTTTCTACAAAAGAAGAGATGTTGGCTGAGGAAGATAGAACTGAGAGGGATGAAGAAGGGCCAGGAGATGGTGAAGAGGAGACACTTGCCACCAGTGGAAATGAGAATAAGGATGCAGACACCATGAAGGACTCCAATGAGTGTGTAGAAATTGATGATGAGGTTTCTGCAGAAGACATGACAACTGGGGAAGCTGCTGTAAACATAATAtctgaagatgaagatgaagaagtTAAAGCCGATGGTGATAAGGAAATACCTGCTACCTGTGAAGATGTGGAGGATGAGGCCGCCACTGAGAATGAGGATGCAAATGCTGCTGCTGAGGTGACAGCCACAAGTGAACATGAATGTGAAGAAGATGCAGAATGGGGGGGTGTTGGTAAAGAGCAAATGGCTTCTGCCAATGGAGAAGAGAACTATGATGATGTTCCCAATGCTGCAGAAAATGAGATGATAGAGGGAGCCATCATAGAAGAAGATGAACAAGTAGCACAAGAACCCATCAGTGGTGTAGAGGACTGTCCCGCTACTAGTGGAGATGAGAATAACGATGCAGTGACTGATGACAAGGTCGTTGCAAATGATGAGATGATGAGGGAAGAGGTTGAGGAAACAGCTGAAGCTGAAGATAAAGTTGATGGGCAAGTAGTGGCCATGACAGATGAAGAAATGAGAGTCTGTGGTCAAGAAGAGAATCCAGCTGCTAGTGGGAATGAGAACGATGAGGCAGCCACTGCATATGACAATATAAATGCTGTCTGTGAAGTTGTTGTAGAAGATCAGATGATATGTCAAGAGGTTACTGTAACTGAAAATGCAGCACTTGGAGATGCCATAATAGCTGCCAGTGAACAGGAACCTGAAGAAAATGAGGAAGAAAAATCTTCTGCTACCAGTGGAGGAGAGAATGAGGACTCAGTCACTGAGAATGAGATCACAAATGCTGATGATGATGTTGCTGCAGAAGATGAGAAGATGAGTGAAGATGGTGCTGTAAGTGATGATAAAGATGAAGAAGCGAGAATCAGTGGTGAAGAAGAGCCATCAATGGGAATGGAAAACAATGATGTTGATTCTGAGAATTACAACACAAATGATGAGGTTGCTGCAGAAGATGAGATTATAAGTGAGGAGGTTGTCAAAGTAGCTGAAGTCAATGAAGCAGCACAAGATGATGATGGACCTGAGAAAGATGAAGAAGAGAAAGTGAGTGCTGAAGAAGACACTCCTGCCACCAGTGGGGATGAGAATGCAGCCACTGATAGTGATAATAATGATGCAGAAAACGATAATATGAACGAAGAAGTTGCTGAAACAGTAGAAGAAGCAGCAGAAGAGACCACCATGATAGCTTCAAATGAGGATGAATCTGAAAAAGAAGAAGTTCCTCGTGATGAGGAGACTCATGTCACTGGTGGAGATGACAATGAGGATGCCGccaatgataatgatgatgttgCTGCAAATGATGAGAAGTTGAGAGAAGTGGTAAGAGAAAcagcagcagaagaagaagaatcgACCACCATAATAGTTACAAATGAGGAGACTTCTGTCACTAATGAAGATGAGAATGAGGATGCTGCCACTGATGATGAGGTTGCTGCAGAAGATGAGAAGATGAGAAAAGAGGTAACTGAAACattagaagaagaagcagaagagacCACCGTAATGGCTACAGATGAGGAGACTCCTGTCACTAGTGGAGATGAGAATGAGGATGTCTCCACTGATGATGAGGTTGCTGCAAAAGATGAGAAGACAAGTGAAGAGGATGCTGAAACAGCAGAAGATGAAGATGAAGCACGGGAGGTCACCATAGTAGAGGATGATAAAGAAGATAGAGCAAGCGGAGAAGAAGAGACTCCTTTCATTAGTGGAGATGAGAATGAGGATGCAGCCAATGATGATGATGTTGCTGCAGAAGATGAGAATATGAGTAAAGAGATAGTAGaaacagcagaagaagaagcagaagagacCATCATGATGGCCACAAATGAGGATGAATCTGAGAAAGAAGACGTCCCTAGTGATGAGGAGACTCCTGTCACAAGTGGAGATGAGAATAAAGATACCACCAATGACGATGATGTTTCTGCGGAAGATGAGAAGACAAGTGAAGAAGTACCCGaaacagcagaagaagaagcagaaaacaccaccatgatggCCACAACTGAGGGTGGACCTgagaaagaggaagaagaagaaagggaGACTCCTATCACTAGTGGAGATGCGAATGAGGATGATGTTGCTGAAGAAGATGAGAGTCTGAGGAAAGAGGTAACCGaaacagcagaagaagaagcagaagacacCACCATGATCGCCACAAATGAGGGTGGATCTGAGAAAGAGGAAGACGAAGGAAGGGAGACTCCTATCACTAGTGGCGATGAGAATGAGGATGATATTGCTGAAGAAGATAAGAATACGAGTGAAGAGGTTTCTGAAACAGCTGAAGACAAAGATGGAGCACAGGAGGTCACCATGACAGAGGATGATGAAGAAGACAGAGCAAGTGATGAAGAAGAGACTCCTGTCACTATGGGAGATGATAATGAGGATGCcgccaatgatgatgatgatgatgagaataGGAGTAAAGAGATAGTCGAAACAGCAGAAGAAAAAGCAGGAGAGACCTTAATGACGGCCACAAATGCAGATGAATCtgagaaagaagaggaagaagaaaataaGACTCCTGTCACTAGTGGAGTTGAGAATGAGGATGCCACCACTGATGATGAGGTTGTCGCAGAAGATGAGAAGACGAGTGACGAGATTGCTGAAACAGCTGAAGATGAAGCAACAACAGTCCCAAGTGAGAATGAATTCAACAAGGAGGAAGAAGTCCCTGGTAATGAGAAGACTCCTGTCACCAGTGGAGATGAGAATGAGGATGCCACCACTGATGATGAGGTTGTCGCAGAAGATGAGAAGACGAGTGAAGAGATTGCTGAAACAGCTGAAGATGAAGCAACGACAGTCCCAAGTGAGGATGAATCCAACAAGGAGGAAGAAGTCCCTGGCAATGAGAAGACTCCTGTCACCAGTGGAGATGAGAATGAGGATGCCGCCACTGAGGATGAGGTTGCCGCAGAAGATGAGAATATGAATAAAGAGATAGTCGaaacagcagaagaagaagcagaagagacCTTCATGATGGCCACAAATGAGGATGAATCTgagaaagaagaggaaaaagaaaagaagacTCCTGTCACTAGTGGAGATGAGAATGATGATGAGGTTGCAGCAGAAGATGAGAAGACAGCTGAAGAGATTGTTGAAACAGCTGAAGATGAAGCAACGACAGTCCCAAGTGAGGATGAATCCAACAAGGAGGAGGAAGTCCCTGGTAATGAGAAGACTCCTGTAAACAGTGGAGATGAGAACGAAGAAGCTGTAGATGAGATGGAAGAAGACAATAAGGATGAGAATGCAGAAGAGGGGAAAACTTTACCCGAGGAAGATGAAGAATTTGATGAGAGCGGGAATGAAGAGAAGTCAGGCAATGAGGGAACAACAGCGGAACAAACGGATGAGGACGAAGAGGAGCCTGCTGGCATGTGTGGTACTGATTTTGATTCTCATGCTCCCGCAGCTGGAGATGAACATATGGCTGAGAATGAGGCTGAATGCACTAATGAGGGGGCAGCAGATGAGACGGAGCTCAAGGATGAAGAGGATGCTGCAACAATTACGAAAGACTCTCAGGAGGAAGATCCTGAAGAGGAACCTGCTGAAAACAAGGAATCAGTGGCGACCTGTGATGAAGAAGAGGATGTAGAAACAAAAGTGGCTGAAGATCCAGGTGGCATCCCACAGGACGATGAGGAGGATGAGGTGACCAATGATGATGGTCAAGATAATGTAGAAAATTACGAAGACGACAACGTAACAAACAGGGACACTTTTGAAGTATCTGAAAAAGATGAATTGTCCGCTAACCAAGGGGAGTCGGCCGACGGCGAAGACGAGGCAGAATCCGATGATGCCGACGAAGAGGTGAAAGGAAGTAAGGACTTCATCCCCAACAAGGCAGACAATCAGGAGCCGGACCAGGCCAGGGAAACTACTACCTTAGTGGTAAACAACAGTTTGCTTAAAGTAAGCGCCGAGTCTGAGGACGGCGTCTACGCAGATGGAGAAGACTCGGACACGGAAACCTTAAAGTCAGACAACAAGTGA